The genomic window GCCGGGAGGCCAGGATCCGCGGGGCCAGGGTCATCGCGGTGAATACCTGGGGTCTTGAGGTCGTGGACGGCTTCGTGGTCACCGAGTCCGACCCGGAGCAGTATGCCGTGATCAAGGACCGGCAGACGGCTCTCGTCGAGCGCGCGCTGACCAGCGCGCGACGGGACTACCCGGACGTCGAGATCGAGGTCTCGGTCGTCCACGGTCAGGCGGTCCGCAGCCTGGTGGAGCTGTCGGAGCGGGCCGACCTGCTGGTGATCGGCAGCCGGGGTCTGGGTGGCTTCGCGGGCAAGCTCCTCGGCTCGGTCAGCCAGCGTGTGCTGCGCGGCTCCAAGTGTCCGGTGATCATCGCGAAGGCCAGCCGGAGCTGAGGTCCCCCTGGACATGGTGGGGCGGTCCAACGCACCCCAGGAATGGCTCTGACGCGACCGAGCCACCCAAGAAGAGGTTAGGGGCGGGCGGACTGCGTGACGACGCGCGCCCACCGCCTGGCCAGGGGTTCCCACGCCCGGCGCAGTTCGTGGCGGGCGGCCTCAACGGCATCGGCTACGGCAAAGATGTCGATGCCGTCGGCTCGGGGGGCGGCCGCTGACGGCTTGTCCGTGGTCCAGCTGCGGAAGTTCGCGGGGGTTGCCTCAGGGTGGAACTGCACGCCCCACGCCCGTGGACCAAAGCGTGCGGCCTGCACCGTCCCGTCCGGCGAGGTGGCCAGCAAGGTGGCGCCGGCGGGCAGGGCGGTGACCACGTCGTTGTTCCACTGCACGGCGATCGCTCCGGCCGGGATCACCGACAGCAGGGGGTCGCTCGCCGCCGCCGGGGTCGGGCCGAAGGCGGTGAGTCCCTGTCCGTGTCCGTGCGGGTTGGGCTCGACGCGGCCGCCCAGGGCGACCGCGGCCAGCTGGTGCCCGAGGCAGATGCCGAGGAACGGGTCGCCACCGGCAGCCACGGTGGCGATGAGGGCACGGGTCGGGGCCAGCCACCGCGTAGTGCTGTCGTCGTTGGCCCCCATCTCGCCGCCCAGGACCAGCAGGCCCGCATGGTCTCCGAGTGAGGC from Ornithinimicrobium cryptoxanthini includes these protein-coding regions:
- a CDS encoding type 1 glutamine amidotransferase, whose amino-acid sequence is MKPTVLVVQHEDNCPTGWFGDWLTAAGLELDVLEAHRGRALPASLGDHAGLLVLGGEMGANDDSTTRWLAPTRALIATVAAGGDPFLGICLGHQLAAVALGGRVEPNPHGHGQGLTAFGPTPAAASDPLLSVIPAGAIAVQWNNDVVTALPAGATLLATSPDGTVQAARFGPRAWGVQFHPEATPANFRSWTTDKPSAAAPRADGIDIFAVADAVEAARHELRRAWEPLARRWARVVTQSARP